In a genomic window of Ipomoea triloba cultivar NCNSP0323 chromosome 3, ASM357664v1:
- the LOC116012184 gene encoding pentatricopeptide repeat-containing protein At1g71420 produces MVCTRMLQPRPITTHFRPLLQTLTTTGFTAATELNTILERLRVGPTRSHLNEALSIFYSPNSSPSHSPKSYAILFHACARLGCIDVGQALHQHMLTHNPIAIQDLYTANHLLNFYSKSGQLDCAHQLFDEMCRRNIVSWTSLISGYAQSGKADACFSLFSNMLAHYKPTDFAYASVLSVCDGLHGKQVHALALKTCYNVFVYVGNALIGMYTKNSEISVCSDENEAWRVFNDMEFRNIVSWNAMIAGFQMSGQGDKAMKFFTMMHSDGLGFDRATLVTVLSLLSNQCDLSWSSKFCSQLHCITLKTGFVLDVEVVTALIKAYSFLEGNIGDCYNLFLEVRGHEDIVLWTEIMATFSETEPEQALFLFSQLHTEGLIPDSYAFSVALKACAGFVTERHASVVHCQVIKAGFVDTLVLENALIHAYGRCGSIAQARQVFGEMRLKDVVSWNSMLKAYAFHGEPEEALKLFESIDVEPDATTFVALLSACSHAGMVEEGTRIFNSMSGKHRIAPQLDHYACMVDLLGRAGQVFRAEEIIRQMPMKPDSVVWSALLAACRKHGEYQLATIAASKLNELDNGNSLGYVVMSNAYFSLNNFDEAHLTRKQMKWIGVRKEPGLSWTEIGGRVHEFASGGQQHDLGEAIRTNLLDLVKQLKKLGYTPLTSLVLHDIEEEHKEEQLYFHSEKLALMFILMNAKDPHCKSGVVRIMKNIRICLDCHNFMKLASQLVQKQIIVRDSNRFHHFLGGICSCNDYW; encoded by the coding sequence ATGGTTTGCACAAGGATGTTACAGCCTAGACCAATCACTACACACTTTCGCCCCTTACTTCAAACCTTAACGACGACAGGTTTTACGGCCGCCACTGAACTTAACACCATTCTCGAGAGGTTGCGCGTTGGGCCCACGCGCAGCCATCTCAATGAGGCCCTTTCAATTTTCTACTCTCCAAATTCCAGTCCTTCACACTCCCCCAAATCATATGCGATTCTCTTCCACGCCTGTGCGCGTCTGGGCTGCATCGACGTCGGCCAAGCTCTCCACCAACACATGCTTACCCACAATCCCATTGCCATCCAAGACCTCTACACTGCCAATCACCTTCTGAACTTCTATTCCAAGTCTGGCCAGTTGGACTGTGCCCATCAACTATTCGATGAAATGTGCAGGAGAAATATTGTATCTTGGACCTCTCTTATTTCGGGTTATGCCCAGAGTGGGAAAGCTGATGCATGTTTCAGTTTATTCTCCAACATGTTGGCTCATTATAAACCCACTGATTTTGCGTATGCAAGTGTGCTCTCGGTGTGTGATGGTTTGCATGGGAAGCAAGTGCACGCTCTTGCATTGAAAACATGTtataatgtttttgtttatgtGGGAAATGCGCTGATCGGGATGTATACCAAGAACAGTGAAATCAGTGTATGCAGTGATGAGAATGAAGCTTGGAGGGTGTTTAATGATATGGAGTTTCGTAATATTGTTTCATGGAATGCAATGATAGCTGGTTTTCAAATGAGTGGCCAAGGTGACAAAGCTATGAAGTTTTTCACAATGATGCATTCCGATGGATTGGGATTTGATCGCGCCACTCTTGTCACTGTACTTTCTTTATTGTCTAACCAATGTGACCTTTCTTGGAGTTCAAAATTCTGTTCTCAACTGCATTGCATTACTTTAAAAACTGGGTTTGTGTTAGATGTAGAGGTTGTGACAGCTTTGATAAAAGCTTATTCCTTTCTTGAAGGAAACATTGGTGATTGCTATAACTTGTTTCTGGAGGTTCGCGGGCATGAAGATATTGTCTTGTGGACTGAAATTATGGCAACGTTTTCTGAAACAGAACCCGAGCAGGCTCTCTTCCTTTTCAGTCAGTTGCATACCGAAGGATTGATTCCAGATAGCTATGCTTTTTCTGTTGCACTGAAAGCTTGCGCTGGATTTGTGACAGAAAGGCATGCCTCGGTAGTGCACTGCCAAGTAATAAAAGCTGGGTTTGTAGATACTTTAGTGCTTGAAAATGCATTAATTCATGCATATGGTAGGTGTGGCTCAATTGCTCAGGCTAGGCAAGTTTTTGGTGAGATGAGATTAAAAGATGTGGTGTCATGGAACTCCATGTTAAAAGCTTATGCATTCCACGGGGAACCGGAGGAGGCATTGAAGTTGTTCGAGAGCATAGACGTTGAACCTGATGCAACAACCTTTGTTGCGCTGCTCTCGGCTTGCAGCCATGCCGGGATGGTTGAAGAAGGGACTAGAATATTTAATAGCATGTCTGGAAAACACAGAATTGCTCCTCAACTCGATCACTATGCGTGTATGGTTGATCTACTAGGGCGAGCTGGACAGGTTTTTCGGGCAGAGGAGATAATAAGACAGATGCCTATGAAGCCAGATTCTGTTGTGTGGAGTGCATTACTTGCTGCCTGCAGGAAACATGGCGAATACCAACTGGCCACCATTGCTGCTTCTAAGTTAAACGAGTTAGATAACGGGAACTCATTAGGTTATGTCGTAATGTCAAATGCATACTTCTCGTTGAATAATTTTGATGAAGCACACCTCACAAGGAAGCAAATGAAATGGATTGGAGTTCGGAAGGAGCCCGGATTGAGCTGGACTGAAATTGGTGGTAGGGTGCACGAGTTTGCTTCCGGGGGCCAACAACACGATCTTGGAGAAGCTATTCGTACTAATCTGCTGGATCTTGTAAAACAGCTGAAAAAACTAGGCTACACTCCGCTAACTAGTCTGGTTCTACACGACATAGAAGAAGAGCATAAGGAGGAGCAACTGTACTTCCATAGTGAGAAGTTGGCTCTCATGTTCATACTCATGAATGCTAAAGACCCTCACTGCAAATCAGGTGTGGTTAGGATAATGAAGAACATCCGCATTTGCTTGGATTGCCACAACTTTATGAAATTAGCATCACAACTGGTTCAGAAACAGATTATAGTTAGAGATTCCAACCGTTTCCATCATTTTCTGGGTGGGATATGTTCTTGCAATGATTATTGGTAG
- the LOC116012455 gene encoding bud site selection protein BUD4-like isoform X2 codes for MDFHTLTRRELQALCKVNKIPANMTNVAMANALKDLEFVEGIEEVMKPSESEIANSSVESPEKSDMMSSAPRTSRRAAIRPEISHTMTRTRRSTRRMPPEDQVKNDVIETPAAPTARRRATTTSVSSKMESLLKESVDTEQDGEQTLNEKKDLPKTPGTRLTSRRRQVKENTSVRPVYSTRRSARLASKYEEELSKEDAEMSQTAMFDSFTDETYEILDVNSKLCSLHLDDEQGKADSSAFSNGNENQNVASKELGADMHQNSEEHATEEIINGLIENYDFSAGKESNDVEVDLQQGADLVLEGQEAICDNTAGEVSEYVVEKAGDEMMVEDYSHFKEEEEEEEEDSIAVEDVDVQPPEGQVLGADDENKLHHGNEISEWEVVNVDALNKSHKLASADEMMILLSKQLDEDEEDEDKGNNTNGISDYEVEDVNLQPKFHEVVVIGEQLGATSCNEELDTNENSEVVGNGIILTKQLDEVINTKEISNTDVEEEDVNDEEELDTKENSECEVEDHGMVLDNEEESNADLHWNMALSNQPSVNEDDEISDDMQEEKLVDPASKDLNSTLMLDPPAHISVSDVAETDSDNTFQSNKTTPREPVVTDDKENIDNSGMKLVVTKEKLKKKGNAEVKNQKPLEDLSLRQLTKMMKEMKIQNAEKSAKAAVSRPALQHVPENCLVGESRNRSEDYDELINRRC; via the exons ATGGATTTCCACACCCTCACAAGGAGAGAACTCCAAGCCCTCTGCAAGGTGAACAAGATTCCGGCTAACATGACTAATGTCGCTATGGCCAATGCTCTCAAAGATCTTGAGTTC GTTGAAGGTATTGAAGAGGTCATGAAGCCATCAGAATCTGAAATCGCAAATTCGTCTGTTGAGTCACCCGAGAAGTCTGATATGATGTCAAGTGCTCCTCGCACTAGCAGACGAGCTGCAATTCGCCCTGAAATTTCTCATACTATGACTAGGACACGTCGATCAACAAGAAGAATGCCCCCTGAGGACCAAGTGAAGAATGATGTGATTGAGACTCCAGCAGCACCAACTGCTAGGAGAAGGGCAACAACAACTTCAGTTAGCTCAAAAATGGAAAGCTTGCTGAAGGAATCTGTAGACACAGAGCAAGATGGGGAGCAGACTTTGAATGAAAAGAAAGATCTTCCAAAGACACCAGGTACTCGGCTGACAAGCCGAAGGAGGCAAGTGAAGGAGAACACTTCAGTTCGGCCAGTATACAGCACTCGCAGATCAGCGAGGTTAGCCTCAAAATATGAAGAAGAGTTGAGCAAAGAGGACGCTGAAATGTCACAGACGGCTATGTTTGATTCATTTACTGATGAAACATATGAGATTTTGGATGTCAACTCTAAACTGTGTTCTCTTCACTTGGATGATGAACAGGGGAAAGCTG ATTCAAGTGCATTCTCCAATggaaatgagaatcaaaatgtGGCAAGCAAGGAACTTGGTGCTGATATGCATCAAAACTCTGAAGAACATGCTACTGAAGAGATTATTAATGGGCTCATTGAAAATTATG ATTTCTCTGCTGGCAAGGAATCAAATGATGTTGAAGTGGACTTACAACAAGGTGCTGATCTTGTGCTTGAAGGTCAGGAGGCCATTTGTGATAACACGGCTGGTGAAGTTTCTGAATATGTGGTGGAAAAAGCTGGCGATGAAATGATGGTTGAAGACTATTCTCACTTcaaagaggaggaggaggaggaggaggaggacaGCATAGCTGTTGAAGATGTTGATGTTCAGCCCCCCGAGGGCCAGGTGCTTGGTGCTGATGATGAGAATAAACTTCATCATGGTAATGAAATTTCTGAATGGGAGGTTGTAAATGTTGATGCCCTAAACAAAAGCCACAAGCTTGCTTCTGCTGATGAAATGATGATTCTACTGTCCAAGCAATTGGATGAGGATGAGGAGGACGAGGATAAGGGCAACAACACTAATGGAATTTCTGATTATGAAGTTGAAGATGTTAATCTTCAACCCAAATTTCATGAGGTTGTTGTTATTGGTGAGCAGTTGGGTGCTACCTCATGTAATGAGGAACTTGACACTAACGAAAATTCTGAGGTTGTGGGTAATGGAATCATTCTAACCAAGCAATTGGATGAGGTCATCAACACTAAGGAAATTTCTAATACTGATGTTGAAGAGGAGGATGTGAATGATGAGGAGGAGCTTGACACTAAAGAAAATTCTGAATGTGAGGTTGAAGATCATGGCATGGTTCTTGACAATGAGGAAGAATCTAATGCTGATCTTCACTGGAACATGGCTCTGTCCAATCAGCCATCTgtgaatgaagatgatgaaatttCAGATGACATGCAAGAGGAGAAGTTAGTGGACCCTGCAAGCAAGGATCTAAACTCCACCTTGATGTTGGATCCTCCTGCTCACATTTCTGTTTCTGATGTGGCAGAAACAGATTCAGACAACACCTTTCAGAGTAACAAGACGACACCAAGGGAGCCAGTCGTCACAGATGACAAGGAGAACATTGATAATAGTGGCATGAAATTGGTTGTTACAAAAGAAAAGCTGAAGAAAAAGGGCAATGCTGAGGTGAAGAATCAAAAGCCCTTGGAAGATTTAAGCCTCAGACAGCTCACTAAGATGATGAAAGAGATGAAAATACAGAATGCAGAAAAAAGCGCCAAG GCTGCTGTGAGTAGGCCAGCTCTACAACATGTCCCTGAGAACTGCTTGGTTGGTGAATCTAGAAACAGATCTGAAGATTACGATGAATTAATCAACAGAAGATGTTGA
- the LOC116012455 gene encoding bud site selection protein BUD4-like isoform X1: MDFHTLTRRELQALCKVNKIPANMTNVAMANALKDLEFVEGIEEVMKPSESEIANSSVESPEKSDMMSSAPRTSRRAAIRPEISHTMTRTRRSTRRMPPEDQVKNDVIETPAAPTARRRATTTSVSSKMESLLKESVDTEQDGEQTLNEKKDLPKTPGTRLTSRRRQVKENTSVRPVYSTRRSARLASKYEEELSKEDAEMSQTAMFDSFTDETYEILDVNSKLCSLHLDDEQGKADSSAFSNGNENQNVASKELGADMHQNSEEHATEEIINGLIENYATVDFSAGKESNDVEVDLQQGADLVLEGQEAICDNTAGEVSEYVVEKAGDEMMVEDYSHFKEEEEEEEEDSIAVEDVDVQPPEGQVLGADDENKLHHGNEISEWEVVNVDALNKSHKLASADEMMILLSKQLDEDEEDEDKGNNTNGISDYEVEDVNLQPKFHEVVVIGEQLGATSCNEELDTNENSEVVGNGIILTKQLDEVINTKEISNTDVEEEDVNDEEELDTKENSECEVEDHGMVLDNEEESNADLHWNMALSNQPSVNEDDEISDDMQEEKLVDPASKDLNSTLMLDPPAHISVSDVAETDSDNTFQSNKTTPREPVVTDDKENIDNSGMKLVVTKEKLKKKGNAEVKNQKPLEDLSLRQLTKMMKEMKIQNAEKSAKAAVSRPALQHVPENCLVGESRNRSEDYDELINRRC, translated from the exons ATGGATTTCCACACCCTCACAAGGAGAGAACTCCAAGCCCTCTGCAAGGTGAACAAGATTCCGGCTAACATGACTAATGTCGCTATGGCCAATGCTCTCAAAGATCTTGAGTTC GTTGAAGGTATTGAAGAGGTCATGAAGCCATCAGAATCTGAAATCGCAAATTCGTCTGTTGAGTCACCCGAGAAGTCTGATATGATGTCAAGTGCTCCTCGCACTAGCAGACGAGCTGCAATTCGCCCTGAAATTTCTCATACTATGACTAGGACACGTCGATCAACAAGAAGAATGCCCCCTGAGGACCAAGTGAAGAATGATGTGATTGAGACTCCAGCAGCACCAACTGCTAGGAGAAGGGCAACAACAACTTCAGTTAGCTCAAAAATGGAAAGCTTGCTGAAGGAATCTGTAGACACAGAGCAAGATGGGGAGCAGACTTTGAATGAAAAGAAAGATCTTCCAAAGACACCAGGTACTCGGCTGACAAGCCGAAGGAGGCAAGTGAAGGAGAACACTTCAGTTCGGCCAGTATACAGCACTCGCAGATCAGCGAGGTTAGCCTCAAAATATGAAGAAGAGTTGAGCAAAGAGGACGCTGAAATGTCACAGACGGCTATGTTTGATTCATTTACTGATGAAACATATGAGATTTTGGATGTCAACTCTAAACTGTGTTCTCTTCACTTGGATGATGAACAGGGGAAAGCTG ATTCAAGTGCATTCTCCAATggaaatgagaatcaaaatgtGGCAAGCAAGGAACTTGGTGCTGATATGCATCAAAACTCTGAAGAACATGCTACTGAAGAGATTATTAATGGGCTCATTGAAAATTATG CAACTGTAGATTTCTCTGCTGGCAAGGAATCAAATGATGTTGAAGTGGACTTACAACAAGGTGCTGATCTTGTGCTTGAAGGTCAGGAGGCCATTTGTGATAACACGGCTGGTGAAGTTTCTGAATATGTGGTGGAAAAAGCTGGCGATGAAATGATGGTTGAAGACTATTCTCACTTcaaagaggaggaggaggaggaggaggaggacaGCATAGCTGTTGAAGATGTTGATGTTCAGCCCCCCGAGGGCCAGGTGCTTGGTGCTGATGATGAGAATAAACTTCATCATGGTAATGAAATTTCTGAATGGGAGGTTGTAAATGTTGATGCCCTAAACAAAAGCCACAAGCTTGCTTCTGCTGATGAAATGATGATTCTACTGTCCAAGCAATTGGATGAGGATGAGGAGGACGAGGATAAGGGCAACAACACTAATGGAATTTCTGATTATGAAGTTGAAGATGTTAATCTTCAACCCAAATTTCATGAGGTTGTTGTTATTGGTGAGCAGTTGGGTGCTACCTCATGTAATGAGGAACTTGACACTAACGAAAATTCTGAGGTTGTGGGTAATGGAATCATTCTAACCAAGCAATTGGATGAGGTCATCAACACTAAGGAAATTTCTAATACTGATGTTGAAGAGGAGGATGTGAATGATGAGGAGGAGCTTGACACTAAAGAAAATTCTGAATGTGAGGTTGAAGATCATGGCATGGTTCTTGACAATGAGGAAGAATCTAATGCTGATCTTCACTGGAACATGGCTCTGTCCAATCAGCCATCTgtgaatgaagatgatgaaatttCAGATGACATGCAAGAGGAGAAGTTAGTGGACCCTGCAAGCAAGGATCTAAACTCCACCTTGATGTTGGATCCTCCTGCTCACATTTCTGTTTCTGATGTGGCAGAAACAGATTCAGACAACACCTTTCAGAGTAACAAGACGACACCAAGGGAGCCAGTCGTCACAGATGACAAGGAGAACATTGATAATAGTGGCATGAAATTGGTTGTTACAAAAGAAAAGCTGAAGAAAAAGGGCAATGCTGAGGTGAAGAATCAAAAGCCCTTGGAAGATTTAAGCCTCAGACAGCTCACTAAGATGATGAAAGAGATGAAAATACAGAATGCAGAAAAAAGCGCCAAG GCTGCTGTGAGTAGGCCAGCTCTACAACATGTCCCTGAGAACTGCTTGGTTGGTGAATCTAGAAACAGATCTGAAGATTACGATGAATTAATCAACAGAAGATGTTGA
- the LOC116013463 gene encoding uncharacterized protein At1g51745-like isoform X2, with protein MGSSETEEGILDCGAGCIVWVRRRNGSWWPGKILGPDELSTSHVMTPRSGTAVKLLGRDDASVDWYNLEKSKRVKAFRCGEFDDCIERAEASLGMPPKKREKYARREDAIIHALELERQLAGGKNGKTSYSCNDKKSPDDNVRRDVVTSPECFEYQNQEQLSLKSHKASESSGLQLKDENGVSTLCGDVGPKGNQLSGDNYSILPPRKRGLHDFGLSTAPSEHKPPVDSSGTNKPFTESTALPDESPNKVGLINANKESLLDEKAVSKKRDRHHLVQVSKSTEKLPVSYPQPDRSNVLTSVSGEEQFGVVCHAKKGRYTYGADDSRDGFNGKINLPTETDISTSKLEGSDYPHPDESCEEKTSESTECTETDSCRSDSQESDSDDDIATLAGAASIELRPKYLGRSEAHADHGSTSSEDSDDFSGADSHPYLNNTVSASVGVSKWLLKGKRNNRGVVKRSLDTYEEYHLKRPSYMTNPVEKRSYGGTEANSLMKSRAKMAGYGSRVAGTWNAVNLGDLSWNDQHTKGDWANSGEYLDPLYNSHHLGGPRMLIDVDLKVQAGYKRQPVPLISLTSKKSGQAIVGHPVKIEVLENGAFESLYGAVDDICPETLDDASHQPMWRTARRTAGARVPRPHLSSIERDRNVSKASSTGFGQKASPVRKSTSQPPLEKAFSKRPHRNGTMSSNQKIRTLSSIASQQKQSSDMKRSFNSFQVNGLLKQESMPTVACIPVKLVFSRLNEELVGRHP; from the exons ATGGGGAGCTCGGAAACAGAAGAAGGAATACTTGATTGTGGTGCTGGGTGCATTGTTTGGGTCCGGAGGCGAAATGGGTCATGGTGGCCAGGTAAAATTCTCGGTCCAGATGAGCTTTCAACTTCACATGTGATGACACCACGATCTGGAACTGCAGTGAAGCTTCTCGGAAGGGATGATGCTAGTGT GGATTGGTACAATTTGGAGAAGTCAAAGCGTGTGAAGGCTTTCAGATGTGGTGAGTTTGATGACTGTATTGAACGAGCTGAGGCTTCTCTAGGCATGCCtccaaagaaaagagagaaatacGCACGTCGTGAAGATGCAATAATTCATGCTCTTGAACTTGAGAGGCAACTGGCAGGGGGCAAAAATGGGAAAACAAGTTATTCATGTAATGATAAAAAATCACCAGATGACAATGTAAGAAGAGATGTAGTGACATCCCCAGAATGCTTCGAATATCAAAATCAAGAACAGTTATCCCTGAAATCTCATAAAGCTTCTGAGAGTTCTGGTCTCCAGCTTAAGGATGAAAATGGAGTCTCCACTCTGTGTGGAGATGTAGGCCCAAAGGGAAACCAACTTAGTGGGGATAATTATTCCATTTTACCTCCTAGAAAGAGAGGTTTGCATGACTTTGGCCTTAGCACAGCCCCTTCAGAGCATAAGCCTCCAGTTGATTCAAGTGGCACTAACAAACCTTTCACTGAGAGCACTGCTCTTCCTGACGAGAGTCCAAACAAAGTAGGCCTCATTAATGCAAACAAAGAGAGTTTATTAGATGAGAAAGCTGTTTCCAAGAAGCGTGATAGACACCATCTTGTTCAAGTATCAAAGAGTACTGAAAAGTTGCCAGTTTCTTATCCTCAGCCTGATAGGAGTAATGTTTTAACCTCTGTATCAGGAGAAGAGCAGTTTGGAGTTGTGTGCCATGCAAAGAAAGGAAGGTATACTTATGGAGCAGATGACTCCAGAGATGGTTTTAATGGTAAGATAAATCTTCCCACTGAAACAGATATCTCAACTTCAAAATTGGAAGGAAGCGACTATCCTCACCCAGATGAGTCATGTGAAGAGAAAACTTCTGAATCTACAGAATGTACTGAAACTGATTCTTGCAGGAGTGACTCTCAGGAATCAGATTCAGATGATGATATAGCAACACTTGCAG GTGCCGCATCTATAGAATTAAGACCTAAATATTTGGGAAGATCTGAAGCACATGCTGACCATGGAAGCACAAGCAGTGAAGATTCTGATGACTTTTCAGGAGCAGATTCTCATCCTTATCTTAACAATACTGTATCTGCAAGTGTTGGGGTGTCAAAGTGGCTACTCAAAGGGAAAAGGAATAACCGAGGTGTTGTTAAAAGATCTCTGGACACATACGAGGAATATCATTTAAAAAGACCCAGTTATATGACCAATCCTGTGGAAAAGAGAAGTTATGGTGGTACTGAAGCTAATTCATTGATGAAATCTAGGGCAAAGATGGCTGGATATGGATCTAGAGTTGCAGGTACCTGGAATGCTGTCAATTTGGGGGACTTATCTTGGAATGATCAGCATACTAAAGGAGATTGGGCAAACTCTGGAGAGTACCTTGATCCTTTGTATAACTCTCACCATCTTGGTGGGCCAAGAATGCTGATAGATGTGGATTTGAAAGTCCAAGCTGGTTACAAGAGACAGCCTGTACCTTTGATTTCATTAACAAGTAAGAAAAGTGGGCAGGCAATAGTAGGGCACCCTGTCAAAATTGAAGTCCTTGAAAATGGCGCTTTTGAGAGCCTTTATGGTGCAGTTGATGATATATGCCCAGAAACATTAGATGATGCATCACACCAACCCATGTGGAGGACTGCTCGTAGGACAGCTGGTGCCCGAGTTCCACGTCCTCATCTATCATCAATAGAGCGCGACAGAAATGTTAGTAAAGCTAGTTCAACAGGTTTTGGTCAAAAGGCAAGTCCAGTGAGGAAGAGCACCTCCCAACCTCCACTTGAGAAGGCGTTCTCCAAAAGGCCACATAGAAATGGAACCATGTCTTCTAATCAGAAGATAAGAACGCTTTCATCAATTGCCTCGCAACAGAAACAAAGCAGTGATATGAAGCGTAGCTTCAACAGTTTCCAAGTGAATGGGCTACTCAAACAAGAGAGTATGCCCACAGTAGCGTGTATTCCGGTGAAGCTAGTGTTCAGCAGATTAAATGAGGAGTTGGTGGGACGTCATCCATAG
- the LOC116013463 gene encoding uncharacterized protein At1g51745-like isoform X1, whose protein sequence is MGSSETEEGILDCGAGCIVWVRRRNGSWWPGKILGPDELSTSHVMTPRSGTAVKLLGRDDASVDWYNLEKSKRVKAFRCGEFDDCIERAEASLGMPPKKREKYARREDAIIHALELERQLAGGKNGKTSYSCNDKKSPDDNVRRDVVTSPECFEYQNQEQLSLKSHKASESSGLQLKDENGVSTLCGDVGPKGNQLSGDNYSILPPRKRGLHDFGLSTAPSEHKPPVDSSGTNKPFTESTALPDESPNKVGLINANKESLLDEKAVSKKRDRHHLVQVSKSTEKLPVSYPQPDRSNVLTSVSGEEQFGVVCHAKKGRYTYGADDSRDGFNGKINLPTETDISTSKLEGSDYPHPDESCEEKTSESTECTETDSCRSDSQESDSDDDIATLAEGAASIELRPKYLGRSEAHADHGSTSSEDSDDFSGADSHPYLNNTVSASVGVSKWLLKGKRNNRGVVKRSLDTYEEYHLKRPSYMTNPVEKRSYGGTEANSLMKSRAKMAGYGSRVAGTWNAVNLGDLSWNDQHTKGDWANSGEYLDPLYNSHHLGGPRMLIDVDLKVQAGYKRQPVPLISLTSKKSGQAIVGHPVKIEVLENGAFESLYGAVDDICPETLDDASHQPMWRTARRTAGARVPRPHLSSIERDRNVSKASSTGFGQKASPVRKSTSQPPLEKAFSKRPHRNGTMSSNQKIRTLSSIASQQKQSSDMKRSFNSFQVNGLLKQESMPTVACIPVKLVFSRLNEELVGRHP, encoded by the exons ATGGGGAGCTCGGAAACAGAAGAAGGAATACTTGATTGTGGTGCTGGGTGCATTGTTTGGGTCCGGAGGCGAAATGGGTCATGGTGGCCAGGTAAAATTCTCGGTCCAGATGAGCTTTCAACTTCACATGTGATGACACCACGATCTGGAACTGCAGTGAAGCTTCTCGGAAGGGATGATGCTAGTGT GGATTGGTACAATTTGGAGAAGTCAAAGCGTGTGAAGGCTTTCAGATGTGGTGAGTTTGATGACTGTATTGAACGAGCTGAGGCTTCTCTAGGCATGCCtccaaagaaaagagagaaatacGCACGTCGTGAAGATGCAATAATTCATGCTCTTGAACTTGAGAGGCAACTGGCAGGGGGCAAAAATGGGAAAACAAGTTATTCATGTAATGATAAAAAATCACCAGATGACAATGTAAGAAGAGATGTAGTGACATCCCCAGAATGCTTCGAATATCAAAATCAAGAACAGTTATCCCTGAAATCTCATAAAGCTTCTGAGAGTTCTGGTCTCCAGCTTAAGGATGAAAATGGAGTCTCCACTCTGTGTGGAGATGTAGGCCCAAAGGGAAACCAACTTAGTGGGGATAATTATTCCATTTTACCTCCTAGAAAGAGAGGTTTGCATGACTTTGGCCTTAGCACAGCCCCTTCAGAGCATAAGCCTCCAGTTGATTCAAGTGGCACTAACAAACCTTTCACTGAGAGCACTGCTCTTCCTGACGAGAGTCCAAACAAAGTAGGCCTCATTAATGCAAACAAAGAGAGTTTATTAGATGAGAAAGCTGTTTCCAAGAAGCGTGATAGACACCATCTTGTTCAAGTATCAAAGAGTACTGAAAAGTTGCCAGTTTCTTATCCTCAGCCTGATAGGAGTAATGTTTTAACCTCTGTATCAGGAGAAGAGCAGTTTGGAGTTGTGTGCCATGCAAAGAAAGGAAGGTATACTTATGGAGCAGATGACTCCAGAGATGGTTTTAATGGTAAGATAAATCTTCCCACTGAAACAGATATCTCAACTTCAAAATTGGAAGGAAGCGACTATCCTCACCCAGATGAGTCATGTGAAGAGAAAACTTCTGAATCTACAGAATGTACTGAAACTGATTCTTGCAGGAGTGACTCTCAGGAATCAGATTCAGATGATGATATAGCAACACTTGCAG AAGGTGCCGCATCTATAGAATTAAGACCTAAATATTTGGGAAGATCTGAAGCACATGCTGACCATGGAAGCACAAGCAGTGAAGATTCTGATGACTTTTCAGGAGCAGATTCTCATCCTTATCTTAACAATACTGTATCTGCAAGTGTTGGGGTGTCAAAGTGGCTACTCAAAGGGAAAAGGAATAACCGAGGTGTTGTTAAAAGATCTCTGGACACATACGAGGAATATCATTTAAAAAGACCCAGTTATATGACCAATCCTGTGGAAAAGAGAAGTTATGGTGGTACTGAAGCTAATTCATTGATGAAATCTAGGGCAAAGATGGCTGGATATGGATCTAGAGTTGCAGGTACCTGGAATGCTGTCAATTTGGGGGACTTATCTTGGAATGATCAGCATACTAAAGGAGATTGGGCAAACTCTGGAGAGTACCTTGATCCTTTGTATAACTCTCACCATCTTGGTGGGCCAAGAATGCTGATAGATGTGGATTTGAAAGTCCAAGCTGGTTACAAGAGACAGCCTGTACCTTTGATTTCATTAACAAGTAAGAAAAGTGGGCAGGCAATAGTAGGGCACCCTGTCAAAATTGAAGTCCTTGAAAATGGCGCTTTTGAGAGCCTTTATGGTGCAGTTGATGATATATGCCCAGAAACATTAGATGATGCATCACACCAACCCATGTGGAGGACTGCTCGTAGGACAGCTGGTGCCCGAGTTCCACGTCCTCATCTATCATCAATAGAGCGCGACAGAAATGTTAGTAAAGCTAGTTCAACAGGTTTTGGTCAAAAGGCAAGTCCAGTGAGGAAGAGCACCTCCCAACCTCCACTTGAGAAGGCGTTCTCCAAAAGGCCACATAGAAATGGAACCATGTCTTCTAATCAGAAGATAAGAACGCTTTCATCAATTGCCTCGCAACAGAAACAAAGCAGTGATATGAAGCGTAGCTTCAACAGTTTCCAAGTGAATGGGCTACTCAAACAAGAGAGTATGCCCACAGTAGCGTGTATTCCGGTGAAGCTAGTGTTCAGCAGATTAAATGAGGAGTTGGTGGGACGTCATCCATAG